A segment of the Hippopotamus amphibius kiboko isolate mHipAmp2 chromosome 8, mHipAmp2.hap2, whole genome shotgun sequence genome:
TTTGAGCCCTGTTTCATCCACACGTTGCTTGGATgcttgcgggggtgggggggggcgttcACGAGTCTGGCAAGGTGGTTAAGGGTCCAGGCCTGTCACTGACCAGCAATGTGGCCTCAGGCCAGTGACCGGAGCTCTCAGGGCCTCGTTTTCGCATCTTTAAGATCACAGTGCTGACTCTGTAGGGCACCAAATGTCATTAGGCTGAGCGATGCGGCACAAACCTGGACAGTACCAGGGATGCTCAGAAGAGGGTGACAGTTTGTGGGTTATGCAGGCATATGAGAactccctgcccagcccagccacgTGACCCTTTCCTGAAAGGCACAAGGGTCCAGGTGCCCTGACAGATGCACATAGATTTGCTTCTTGTTCCTTGTGATCAACTTTGTGGCTTTTATACCTTGGTTCCTTGTTCTTTAAACGTCTTTAAGCTTGACTCGCAGGGAGGAATTCACTGCTGTGTAGAATATCTAATTAAAGCAGAACTTTAAGAAAACAATGCCCAGCCTTGCCAGGTGCTAAGATAATAGGATTGGAAGTAATGAGATACTTTAtatcctattttattatttttttaaagtgtaaggtTGCACCCCTGAAGCCAATTTGATGACCACTGGTAGACTATGACAGTGGTGGAAGCTGCTTGGTCTCACTTAGTGGAGCAGATAAACCACCTCCACTGCTCTTTGTGGATGTTTAAATGCTTTTCTGAGGGTGACTTTGATTACACGTGTTGTTGCCTTGTGCTCTGTCTGGAGAATTTTGCCCGTGTCTCATCAGCTGCTGTTTGCCTCATTTTCCCCATTAGGGGAATGAATGGGGGGGTAGAGAGTGATGGTAGCTCACAGGGTGACAGAAGGACACATCAAGATGTATGGAAGGGTTGTTATCCGTGTTTTTTAATACCCATTCCAATCACTGGAGGAGCGTTTATAGCTTCTTGCTGAGTGAAGGGATTGGACTTAAGTTGCAGTGGGAACTGTAAGGTAGATTTTGGGAAGAACCTGCCCACTCTGGTGAGTCTTGGCGAAGTGCTAGTAGGCCTGTGTCCCTTGCTTTGCAAAGGTTTTCTTTGAGAATGTCAGGGTGGTGACCTCACTGCTATCACAGGGTCCTGCAGGCCCTGGGCCATGATTACACTTCATCCCTCACCCACAGCACATCCCCATCCCTACCCACTAGGTGCTGGCAGTACCCCGGGATGGCTTCCTCCTCCAGCAGGGGGGCCTGCCTCCCTATAGTGATGCAGGAGGGCCTGCTCCCTGctgtgatggggggtgggggtgtcctggGGTAATAAGAGGGGCCCTGGGGTGATGAGGGAGGGGTCCCCTGGGATGATGAGGGAGGGATCCCTGCggtgatgggggaggggtccCTGGGGAGATGGAAGGGGTCCCCTAGGATGATGAGGGAGGGATCCCtggggtgatgggggaggggtccCTGGGGAGATTGGGGAAGGTGGCCCTTGGGGTGATGAGGGAGGGGTCCCTGGGGAGATGGGGGAAGGTGGCCCCTGGGGTGATGAGGAAGGGGCCCCTGGGGAGATGGGGGAAGGGGCCCCTGGGGAGATGGGAGAAGGAGGCCCCTGGGGTGATGAGGAAGGGGTCCCTGGGGAGATGGGGGGCCCTGGGGATGATGAGGGAGGGGGCCCCTGGGGTGCTGAGGGAGGGGAGTCCCTCTTTGGCCGGGTGCTGCACACAGATGGTCTCCAGCAGGAGGGTGCTGGTCTCATCCCAGCAGGTGTGGGAACAATATCTCAGGTAATGCCCACTGTCAGCTGCCCAGGATGGGATGTTTCTAGGACTGTGGGTACCCACAGGTGGCTTTCCTACTTCCCATGGGTCTCTCCATGCCCACAGGTGTGGTCCCCACCTCTGGGGTGCGGGCACACTGCACAGCCCCTACCTGGACTGGCCCTGGCTCAGGGCCCCTCACTGTGGGTAGTGAttgagagaaaaacaatttttcttctcttttcctcagaGAAATGTCGGGTCCTCGAAATTCAAGACCATCGAAGATGACCTGGTGTCCGCCCTGGTCCAGTCGGGATGTATTCCTGAGAATCATGGGGAGGACATGCGGAAGATGTCCTTCCAGCGCTGTGCCCGGACAGACAAGGTAGGCGCCGTCCGCATGTGCCCTGCAGGTGCGAGCAGCTCCGAAGCTGCCGGTCTGTGGTTAGTGTGTGCCTTTGTCCCACTTTCCACCTCAGCATCTTTATCTCTCAAAATTCTCTTGGTCACGAATGACAGATGCACAGCTCAGACAAGTCTGAGTGGAAAGAAAGTTGTTGCCTCGTGTAACCAAGAAGCCAGGGCATTTCCAGCACAGGTGTGGCTGGTCCTAGGTGCTTGGGGCCACAGGGCCTCGTGTCCTCTTGGTCTGTGCTTTCTCCTCGGCTGTTCCCACGGGTGGCCTGGTGGCCACCACACTTGCCTTAGATCCACCCATCTCAGACTTGAGATACAAGTAGGACCACGTGGCCGCAGAGGCATGCCACACTCCTGTTGTTAAACTTTCTAGTTGCCACCATcaagagggaaaaggaaacagatgcaTTTGAGTTTTGTTACCAATTGTATTTAACTTAGTGTGTCCAAGGTAGTCTCCTTTCAGCATAAAAAATGATGCACGGGAACTAGTTTCCATTGTGCACGTGTGAGCaccaagtctttgaaatccagcaAGCATTGCACCCCCAGCATGTCTCTGCCACACTCGCCGCCTCTCCTGGGCTCAGGAGTCACGGGTGGCAGTTGCCCAGCGCTGTCCACTCACGCTCACAAGATCGAGTCCCGCCGTCTGGTTGGCTCTCGCATCGTCCCAGGCTCAGTCATGGCTGGTCCCACCCTGGCATGTTCCTGGCTGTGGGGCCGGCGAGGGCAGGGGCTCCCCATGGGAGAAAGGAGGGTGTCGCTGAGGCAGGTAGGACCGACAGGCACTGAAAACGTGAAGTTCTCCAGGAGATAAAAAACTCTAGGTGCCTGAGTACTTCTCAGCCTGCTCTCTGAGACCCTGGTCCCAAAATCACCTCTCTGGCCACCTAATGTCACCAGGAGTCTGTCGTACACATAGCTTTTTGCAGGTCAGGGTACCGAGAATCTGAATAACATCTCGTGTCAAAGGTACACAGTCCTCTGGGATTCGCAGGCCTGGGCCAGAACCCCAGATCCAGAGCCACTGCACAGACAGGTAAGAATAAAAATAGGTACCGGGAGTCTCAAGCGTGATGCAGTCACGTGTTAGATGGTCCAGGTAAAAAGTAGCGGGGCTCTTCGcagtgttcattttctttttaattctcccACTTATAGCTCTCTGGTTGTTTTCAAGGCAGAAGAAAAGTAAACATTTGCCTGAGCTAATGAAGACAGTATGTCAAAATACAGggctgttatttatttgtttccacTGTTACTAGGGATggttttattctaaaatgttctCCTTCTTACAGTTTGGGAAATCTGAAGAATTAGAAAACCTTTGATACTAACATCTCCATGGATgaacaaatgacaatattttgttagcttttgtttcaaattttcaaaaaaaaaaacaaacctcattGAGCTGTAATTCACTCCTGCACATTTTGCCTATGAGAAGAGTACAGTTCAGCAGTTCTAGTTTTTTCTCAGAGCTATGTAACCGTCACCACAGTCAAGCTTAGAAAATTTTTATCATCCCTGAACCTTCCCTGTACCCTTTAGTCATCAcccacatcctcactagcatATCCAGAAAATTCTCATTTCGATATGTAACCAACATAAAAAGATTAGCAATGAGATGTGTTTCCGTTCCTTTTTTGTGTTCTGAGTCTTTGAAACCTCATTTGAGAACAGTCATTGTATGCCCTCAGAAGCCACTTGTGGTCAGATGCCTCTGAGCTGGAGGCTGTGGGCCTGGGGAACAGTGGATTTGGCCTTTGCTACATCtcaccagtttattttttttctttcttctttttaaaaaaatctctccaactttttatttggaaaaacttCAGACCTCCAGAAGTCTCAGGAACAATGTGTGAACACCCAGTAGTCTTCCCCTAGCCTTGGCAGTGTTAAATTTTTgccatatttcttttccttttttgcctttgAACGAACCATTTGAGAGGAAGTTGTAGACATCATCACCCTTCACCCCAGAATATGCCGCGTGAGTCTCCTGTGGGCAGTGGCGTCCTCTGGCAACTCCTGGGTGTAACTATCGCCCTTGGGAAATGTAACACTGATGTACCGTTTCTAATATGCTTCGGCTTTTGGTTCTGATCCAGTGTCTAACCCAGGGTTGATGGTTCCATTCAGTTGTCCTCTCTTTtgagtttcctttaaaatgatCTCCTCGCCTCCTTTCTGTTCTTCCCGACGTGATGCTTTTGGACAGTTCAGACCAGTTATTTTGACAAATGTCTTCAATCTCTATTTGTCTGATTGTTCTCATGGCTAGATTcagactaaaaaaaatttttggcagCAACATTCCATGTGTTACACGGTGTTGTTACACGGTGTTCTATCTTCTTTGCTTACATTTTACAAACCTTTTTAGAAAGCATGATTTTAGTAAATAGAAAGCTGCACACAGCATCAGCGTAAAGTGAAATGGGTGATTCTGCGGTGGATGCCTGGATTATCTCTGCCCACATCCCAGGAACCCTCCTTGTCCACCTTCCGAATCACACCGCTCCCCTCGTATTGACTTTTATGAAAACCTGCTTTTAGAAGAAAGGTATAATATACAGACGGTAACCCGCTCTCATCCTGAGCGCAGAGCTTGATCAGTTTAACCTGCGGAACCGGCACCCCATCCCCACAGGATGCCTGCTGTAGTGACTTAGATGGTGACCTCTTCTTTGCTGTGCCCTAAAATTCTGTTATCttaattgcattttcttttttcctgagtcCTTGAGAGTCACATCCAAGGTGCGACTTTATCTCCTACTTGCGGATGTCATGTATTTGTTCTATGTTTTGTTGGGCTTTGAAGTTCACTTGTAATATTTTGTAAGTTATGCAGCACTCACTCCCTTGGTATGTAGAACACTGTTCTCATATCTGATTATTCCCTTCAGACGCACTGCTAAAAGCAGAATTCCTGCATGGAAAGGTGTAGCGTGTGCGTGGTCCTTCTGCCGAAGAGACCAGCTCGCAGAGTGTCGTGCTCCAAGTGCAAGGCCCAGCTGGCCCTCCCACGTCTGCTTCCTTTGCAGGGCGTGTCCGCGGCAGGCCAGGTCGTGTCCCTGAAGGTGTGGCTGATTGACGACCTTTTAGAAAAGATCAACAGCCACCTTCCATCTCACATTCGGATACTGGGTAAGCCTTGCAGCGCCAGGCTGCACACCGGGTGGTGGCCAGTCTCACAGGGACACGAAACTTCTTCTTTCACCAAATTCCTTTGGTGTGGAGATAAGACAACAGAGTGGTTGCTTTGCAGTTGGTAGGAGTGGTTGTAAGTCAGCTGTGAAAAAGGGTTTGGTACTCCTGCCTCCTTCAGAAAGGGGCACAGCCAGACAGACTTGGAGAGGCCATCAGTGCAGCATCTTGGCGTTGCATATGCCTTGTTTTAACCAGATGCTTGGATATGAAAGTCCAGAtttgataaaattaattaaatgggCAATTATTCCTTTTTGTAACAGGCCTAATAATGGGATTTCTaggtcttgtttgtttttttttaaatccagtctgACTCTCTCTGCCTTTTAAGTGTCATATATGTGCTGTTGATAATTAACGTGGTACTGGTGTGGCTGAGTGTAGCTCTCCTggccttttgtttctctttgtccCCTCTGttatttccctcttctttttttccctccttttggattaattgattttttttataattgaatttAATTATCATCTTGGTCATTAGCTAATGCTGTGACTtgctgtggtttttcttttttagtgcttGCTTTGGGGTTtaaagcaggggttggcaaactttttctgtagagGGCCAGGTAGTAAAATCTTTGAGGCTTTGTGGCCGCATAGATTACTGTCTGTGTTACatattcttctgctttttttcttgtttttaaccaCCCTTTCAACCTTAGCTCAGAGGTCGTACAAAAACGGCCATGGTTTTGGCTGTTGTTTGCCAGTTCCCGGGTTAAAGCACCCATCGCTCACTTACCACAGCCCCTTTCACATGAAGCTAGGCTACCTTGTGCATGTCTAACACCTGTGGCCACACACTCGCACCTGTCCTGGTATTGTGCACGTCTATTTCATGTCTACCTATGTTATAGCCCCCACACtacattgtattttttctttaagcagccaattaaaaacatttttaagtgctttttaaaattgaagtataatcaGTATATAATAACCTGCATATttaattatacaattaaaatttcCGATGTATGTGCACACCTGCGAAACCATCCCACTTGAGAGAATGACCCTCTCCATCACCCCAAGGAGATTGTAAcctgccccgcccccatccctcccaccccattcCTCACCAGGGGTCCACTGATCTGCTCTCTGTCGCTATAGATTGCTCTGTATTTCTAGAGTTTTATGTAAATAGGATCCTAtagaatggcttctttcactgagcctGGTTAAAGATTCCTGCACGTTGTCACATGtattcagtttgttttgtttcaccgCTGTGTGTTTTCCCATCATCTACGTAGGCCCtaagttgtttatccatttacctgctgGGGAACTTTGTGggtgcttccagtttggggctgttacaaaaaaaaaagctgccgTGAACATTTGGTGCAAGTACATAGATACGTAGGATTCTCAACGCAAAGGCACAACCCTTGTTTTTGGTTAGTTTGCTCactattgaattttttaaatttttatttgtttatttacttactggctgcacCACGCtggcatgaaggatcttagttccccgaccagggatcgaacccacgccccctgcagtggaagcacggagtcttaaccactggactgccaggaaagtcccctgaaTTTAGTTTTAGTAtaacttagttttatttttatttcactgtggTCTTTCTCTGCCTGTAAGGACAATTCCCTCCTGAAAACCTAGAGTCAACCTTCCTCAAGTCCCATTCAGTGCCTCTTAACATTCATTTCCATGGGAAATATTCTAACGTATGTCACGGGTTATTCCCCAGTTTTGCAAAACAACACCAAACCATACACAACCCCCAGCCGTAAGCACTGCTGCATAACATGACACAGCAAGGCTGTTTCCCTCGTTAACAGCCCAGCCACGTGGTCGTCTGCCTTTTCAGGCTTTTCTTGGCAATGATGTTCCACACGACGGAAATTAGGTGTACAAAACACACTTGTGATGGTCTCTGTCGATGAAACTGAATTCTTAAAGCAAGACAAGGGACAAAAATAAGATTGCCCCAAATCAAACACGACAGCGGAGACAGAAGATGGGGAGGGCTGCACAGGTGTGGCCTTGAACTGGCAGCCCTGGTGTGGCGGGGAGGGGTCTGAATCACCCCTCGTAATATGCAGCCAGCGTTGGCCTGTAAGTCAGGCTCCTTGTGGGGTTGAGTCCTCTCTACCCGGTCGTGACTTTAGCGTGAGGACAGCTGCGCAGCACAGAGCGCCTCTTGGTCCCCAGCTTCTGGAAACCACCCCTGCTAATTCTTCTGGAAATTTTCTTTATAACTACAGACATAatctatatatttgtatttctctcacAAAGGGAGTCCGCCTGCCTATAGctcttcattttgcttttcttttttcacttaacaggtAAGAAATATTTTCGCAGCCCTGGCCAGGGGCAGCGAGTGCTCAGCGGTACAACCCCCAGTCCTGGGGCCGGGCTCCCTGCTCTGGGGGCTGCTTTCTGTTCCATTCTGCCAATGTCTAGGAGGTGTTGATCCTTTTCCTTGTGGCTGGACTTtttcagttgtttccagtttcttctgCTGTTGAACACGCTGCTGCCCCTGGCCTCACCTGCAGGATGACTTCTGACCTGAGGGTTCTGGGTCAGGGTCACCGGCTGGTGCTTTAGTCCAAGTGGTAGCTGTGCTGGGTCCCCGCTGGGATCTGCGAGGCGAGAGCAGGATCTCCCACACCTTGGACGCCCTAGGTTTTGTTTGACAGACGCTTACGTGTTTGCTGTACTGGTTGGTTGGGCTCTGGGTTGGAGCGTCTGGCAGGCTGAGGGTTTAGCGCACGGAGCCAGGTGCCCCTCGGGCTCGTCCGGGTTCGGGAGGTGAGGTGCTGGGTGTCATCAGGCTGTCCTCATTGCCTCCTCTGCCCTCAGGACTGAAGAGGGTCACGGGCGGCTTCAACTCCAAGAACAAGTGCGACGCCAGGACCTACTTCTACATGCTGCCCACATTCGCCTTTGCCCACAAGGACCACGACGTGCAGGACGAGACGTACCGGCTGAGCGCAGACACACTGGGGCGTGTGAACCGGCTCCTGGCCTGCTACAGGGGCACCCACAACTTCCACAACTTCACCTCGCAGAAGGGGCCCCGCGAGCCCAGCGCCCGGCGCTACATCCTCGACATGTTCTGTGAGGAGCCCTTCGTGCGGGAGGGCATGGAGTTTGCGGTGATCAAGGTCAAGGGCCAGAGCTTCATGACGCACCAGATCAGGAAGATGGTGGGGCTGGTGGTGGCCATCGTCAAGGGCTACGCACCCGAGAACGTGCTGGAGCGCTGCTGGGGGGAGGCCAAGGTGGACGTGCCCAAGGCGCCAGGGCTTGGCCTGGTTCTGGAGCGGGTGCACTTCGAGAAGTACAACCAGCGTTTCGGCCACGATGGGCTGCACGAGCCGCTGGACTGGGCGAGGGAGGAGGCGGAGGTCATGGCCTTCAAGGAGCAGCACATCTACCCCACGATCATCAACACTGAGCGCCACGAGAGGTCCATGGCCCAGTGGCTGAGCACCCTGCCCGTGCACGACTTCAGTGCCACCGCCCACGCAGCTGCCAGCCTGGGCACCAAGGTGGGGCTGGGGACCACGGGTACTAGAGGGGCTGGCACTGGCCCTTCCAGGAGCTCAGCCAAGCACTTGTCCACGTCTGTCATTGTCCGTGGCTAAGTTTTAACCTACTCTGCTCCCGTCACTGCCCACTGTATAGATGAACAAGCAGAGGCACCAAGAGACGCATCACTCCCCCAGGGTCACAACAGCGGaaggagcagggccagggctTAGGACCTGGTGGCCAGCTCCCCTGCTCTGCGCTTAGTGACCCAGGGTGAGGGACATGATTGGTGGCCCGTCTTCCTGGGTGTGAGGTGGAGGTGCCAGTAGGATGTCCTTTTCTGGCTGACACTGCTGGGCCATTGGCATGTGTCTGGCTCCAGAATGTGGGGTCACCTGAGAGGCACCCGGGACACTGGCCAGACGTCATTCTCCTTGCCTCTCTGGGTGACGTTTCTGTCCAGGCCCGTGGTGCCCCGCTCCGTCTGGGAGGGGATGCAGGCTGGTGCAGGCTGTGCTTTTGGCCCAGCTCTCCCCGAGCCGCACCAATCA
Coding sequences within it:
- the PUS1 gene encoding pseudouridylate synthase 1 homolog isoform X1, coding for MPPRPASPRRTFVHVRPPSGCALHFRLRPRGPAQSQSAAPLPPMAGNGEAPMPVGTKKEQDKKARSGWQGAARIWEETEQQAKKLKSSEDGEQLRKLPKRKVVLLMAYSGKGYHGMQRNVGSSKFKTIEDDLVSALVQSGCIPENHGEDMRKMSFQRCARTDKGVSAAGQVVSLKVWLIDDLLEKINSHLPSHIRILGLKRVTGGFNSKNKCDARTYFYMLPTFAFAHKDHDVQDETYRLSADTLGRVNRLLACYRGTHNFHNFTSQKGPREPSARRYILDMFCEEPFVREGMEFAVIKVKGQSFMTHQIRKMVGLVVAIVKGYAPENVLERCWGEAKVDVPKAPGLGLVLERVHFEKYNQRFGHDGLHEPLDWAREEAEVMAFKEQHIYPTIINTERHERSMAQWLSTLPVHDFSATAHAAASLGTKVHSPLEGSDGDGDSD
- the PUS1 gene encoding pseudouridylate synthase 1 homolog isoform X2; amino-acid sequence: MGLPSLRAVAWALRRACGPWTPRLGPRLLCLPPMAGNGEAPMPVGTKKEQDKKARSGWQGAARIWEETEQQAKKLKSSEDGEQLRKLPKRKVVLLMAYSGKGYHGMQRNVGSSKFKTIEDDLVSALVQSGCIPENHGEDMRKMSFQRCARTDKGVSAAGQVVSLKVWLIDDLLEKINSHLPSHIRILGLKRVTGGFNSKNKCDARTYFYMLPTFAFAHKDHDVQDETYRLSADTLGRVNRLLACYRGTHNFHNFTSQKGPREPSARRYILDMFCEEPFVREGMEFAVIKVKGQSFMTHQIRKMVGLVVAIVKGYAPENVLERCWGEAKVDVPKAPGLGLVLERVHFEKYNQRFGHDGLHEPLDWAREEAEVMAFKEQHIYPTIINTERHERSMAQWLSTLPVHDFSATAHAAASLGTKVHSPLEGSDGDGDSD